caaagacaagatgaaggaggtgttgaggacacaaatacaagatgaaggaggtgccgaggacacaaagacaagatgaaggaggtgttgaggacacaaagacaagatgaaggaggtgccggggacacaaagacaagatgaaggaggtgccgaggacacaaagacaagatgaaggtggtgttgaggacacaaagacaagatgaaggaggtgccggggacacaaagacaagatgaaggaggtgctggggacacaaagacaagatgaaggaggtgctgaggacacaaagacaagatgaaggaggtgctgaggacacaaagacaagatgaaggaggtgaagaggacacaaagacaagatgaaggaggtgccgaggacacaaagacaagatgaaggaggtgttgaggacacaaagacaagatgaaggaggtgccggggacacaaagacaagatgaaggaggtgccgaggacacaaagacaagatgaaggtggtgttgaggacacaaagacaagatgaaggaggtgccggggacacaaagacaagatgaaggaggtgctgaggacacaaagacaagatgaaggaggtgccagggacacaaagacaagatgaaggtggtgttgaggacacaaagacaagatgaaggaggtgccgaggacacaaagacaagatgaaggtggtgttgaggacacaaagacaagatgaaggaggtgccggggacacaaagacaagatgaaggaggtgctggggacacaaagacaagatgaaggaggtgctgaggacacaaagacaagatgaaggaggtgctgaggacacaaagacaagatgaaggaggtgctgaggacacaaagacaagatgaaggaggtgccagggacacaaagacaagatgaaggtggtgttgaggacacaaagacaagatgaaggaggtgctggggacacaaagacaagatgaaggaggtgctagggacacaaagacaagatgaaggaggtgccagggacacaaagacaagatgaaggtggtgccagggacacaaagacaagatgaaggtggtgttgaggacacaaagacaagataaaggaggtgctggggacacaaagacaagatgaaggaggtgccagggacacaaagacaagatgaaggtggtgttgaggacacaaagacaagatgaaggaggtgccagggacacaaagacaagatgaaggtggtgttgaggacacaaagacaagataaaggaggtgctggggacacaaagacaagatgaaggaggtgccAGGGACACAAAGACGAGATGAAGGTGGTGTTGAGGACACAAAGACAGGATTAAGGTGGTGCTGAGGACACAAAAACAAGACAAAGGTGGTGCCGAGGACACAAAGCAAAGCATGTGGTGCTGGGGACACAAAAACAAGATTAAGGTGGTGCTGAGGACACAAAAACAAGATTAAAGTGGTGCTGAGGACACTAAAAACAAGATGAAGGTGGTGCTGGggatacaaagacaagatgaaggaggtgccggggacacaaagacaagatgaaggtggtgttgaggacacaaaaacaagatgaaggaggtgctggggacacaaagacaagatgaaggaggtgccggggacacaaagacaagatgaatgTGGTGCTGGGGACACAAAGACAGGATTAAGGTGGTGCTGAGGACACAAAAACAAGACAAAGGTGGTGCCGAGGACACAAAGCAAAACATGTGGTGCTGGGGACACAAAAACAAGATTAAGGTGGTGCTGAGGACACAAAAACAAGATTAAAGTGGTGCTGAGGACATTAAAAACAAGATGAAGGTGGTGCtggggacacaaagacaagatgaaggaggtgccGGGGACACAAAGACAGGATTAAGGTGGTGCTGAGGACACAAAAACAAGATGAAGGTGGTGCCGAGGACACAAAGCAAAGCATGTGGTGCTGGGGACACAAAAACAAGATTGAGGTGGTGCTGAGGACACAAAAACAAGATTAAAGTGGTGctgaggacacaaagacaagatgaaggaggtgccGGGGACACAAATACAGGATTAAAGTGGTGTTGAGGACACAAAAACAAATGAAGGTGGTGTTGAGGACACAAAAACAAGATGAAGGCGGTGCTGGGGACACAAAAACAAGAAGAAGGAGGTGCtggggacacaaagacaagatgaaggaggtggcggggacacaaagacaagatgaaggaggtgctggggacacaaagacaagatgaaggaggtgctggggacacaaaaacaagatgaaggaggtgccGGGGACACAAAAACAAGAAGAAGGCGGTGCTGGGGACACAAAAACAAGAAGAAGGAGGTGCtggggacacaaagacaagatgaaggaggtggcggggacacaaagacaagatgaaggaggtgccggggacacaaagacaagatgaaggtggTGTTGAGGACACAAAGACAGGATGAAGGAGGTGCcggggacacaaagacaagatgaaggtggtgttgaggacacaaagacaagatgaaggaggtgccGGGGAagcaaagacaagatgaaggaggtgctgaggacacaaacacaagatgaaggaggtgccggggaaacaaagacaagatgaaggtggtgccggggacacaaagacaagatgaaggtggtgttgaggacacaaacacaagatgaaggaggtgccggggaaacaaagacaagatgaaggtggTGCCGGGGaaacaaagacaagatgaaggaggtgttgaggacacaaagacaagatgaaggtggtgccggggacacaaagacaagatgaaggtggtgccggggacacaaagacaagatgaaggtggtgttgaggacacaaacacaagatgaaggaggtgccggggaaacaaagacaagatgaaggtggtgccggggacacaaagacaagatgatggtggtgttgaggacacaaagacaagatgaaggaggtgccggggaaacaaagacaagatgaaggaggtgttgaggacacaaagacaagatgaaggtggtgccggggacacaaagacaagatgaaggtggtgttgaggacacatagacaagatgaaggaggtgccggggacacaaagacaagatgaaggtggtgttgaggacacaaagacaagatgaaggaggttCCGGGGaaacaaagacaagatgaaggaggtgccggggacacaaagacaagatgaaggaggtgccggggacacaaagacaagatgaaggcgGTGTTGAGGACACAAAAACAAGATGAATGTGGTGttgaggacacaaagacaagatgaaggtggtgctgaggacacaaagacaagatgaaggaggtgccggggacacaaagacaagatgaaggcgGTGTTGAGGACACAAAAACAAGATGAAGGCGGTGTTGAGGACACAAAAACAAAATGAATGTGGTGTTGAGGACACAACAACAAAATTAAGGTGGTGTTGAGGACACAAAAACAAGATGGAGGAGGTGCTGGGGACACAAAAACACGATGAAGGAGGTGTTGAGGACACAACAACAAAATTAAGGTGGTGTTGAGGACACAAAAACAAGATGGAGGAGGTGCTGGGGACACAAAAACAAGATGAAGGCGGTGTTGAGGACACAAAAACAAAATGAATGTGGTGTTGAGGACACAACAACAAAATTAAGGTGGTGttgaggacacaaagacaagatgaaggaggtgctgGGGACACAAAAACACGATGAAGGAGGTGTTGAGGACACAAAAACAAAATGAATGTGGTGTTGAGGACACAACAACAAAATGAAGGTGGTGTTGAGGACACAAAAACAAGATGGAGGTGCtggggacacaaagacaagatgaaggcgGTGTTGAGGACACAAAAACAAGATGAATGTGGTGTTGAGGACACAACAACAAAATTAAGGTGGTGTTGAGGACACAAAAACAAGATGGAGGTGCtggggacacaaagacaagatgaaggcgGTGTTGAGGACACAAAAACAAAATGAAGGCGGTGTTGAGGACACAAAAACAAAATGAATGTGGTGTTGAGGACACAACAACA
The DNA window shown above is from Nerophis ophidion isolate RoL-2023_Sa linkage group LG23, RoL_Noph_v1.0, whole genome shotgun sequence and carries:
- the spns1 gene encoding protein spinster homolog 1 isoform X1, translated to MSLEAPASDSAPFLSDDDSEAEEREEAAEREEPASGVSATRAVVTVLVLCYINLLNYMDRFTVAGVLPDIEHYFGIDDGKSGLLQTVFICSYMVLAPLFGYLGDRYNRKWIMSGGIAFWSLVTLASSYTPKEHFWALLLTRGLVGVGEASYSTIAPTIIADLFVKETRTNMLSVFYFAIPVGSGLGYIVGSQVSNVTEDWHWALRVTPALGLLAVLLLLLVVQEPKRGAIEARHQHQLHRTSWLSDLRALSTNTSFILSLFPRHLLHLVFVSSTPPSSCLCVPGTTFILSLFPRHLLHLVFVSSTPPSSCLCVPGTTFILSLCPRHHLHLVFVSSTPPSSCLCFPGTTFILSLFPRHLLHLVFVSSTPPSSCLCVPGTTFILSLFPRHLLHLVFVSSAPPSSCLCFPGTSFILSLCPQHHLHLVFVSPAPPSSCLCVLNTTFILSLCPRHLLHLVFVSPPPPSSCLCVPSTSFFLFLCPQHRLLLVFVSPAPPSSCFCVPSTSFILSLCPQHLLHLVFVSPPPPSSCLCVPSTSFFLFLCPQHRLHLVFVSSTPPSFVFVSSTPL